From Apium graveolens cultivar Ventura chromosome 9, ASM990537v1, whole genome shotgun sequence, the proteins below share one genomic window:
- the LOC141685703 gene encoding secreted RxLR effector protein 161-like yields the protein MGLFYSKDSKLELVGYADAGYRSDPHKGRSQAGYIFTYGETTISWCSTKQTLAATSSNHAELLALHEASHDCVWLRSLVHHIRDSCGLSVNKRIPTTLYADNEAFIIQTREGYIKGDRTKHIDPKFFFTHELQQRG from the coding sequence ATGGGTTTATTTTACTCTAAAGACTCAAAATTGGAATTAGTTGGTTATGCAGATGCAGGATATCGGTCTGATCCACACAAAGGAAGATCACAAGCAGGTTATATATTCACATATGGCGAGACTACAATATCTTGGTGCTCCACAAAACAGACTCTTGCAGCAACTTCTTCAAATCATGCTGAATTATTGGCCCTTCATGAAGCAAGTCATGACTGTGTATGGCTGAGGTCTCTTGTCCACCATATTCGAGATTCATGTGGTCTTTCAGTCAACAAAAGAATTCCTACCACTTTGTATGCAGACAATGAAGCTTTCATCATTCAGACTCGTGAAGGATACATTAAAGGAGAtcggacaaagcacattgatccAAAATTCTTCTTCACCCATGAACTTCAGCAAAGGGGCTAA
- the LOC141685705 gene encoding uncharacterized protein LOC141685705, translated as MGLGDTIKEGNKASEQDKAKAMIFLRHHLDEGLKTEYLVIKDPTTLWKNLKERYDHQKTIILHKARYDWLHLRLQDFKSVSEYNSAMFKITSQLKLCGENISDNDMLEKTYSTFHANNMLLQQQYRERGFTKYSELISVLLLAEQNNELLMKNHQARPTGSTPFPEVNVVTSNEFGRNNQFGRGRGRGYGFGRGCARGCGRGFGRCRGHDHQIFSNFKKTHHQKWSKNEEKSKRSTMDKKRLKALVIVVG; from the coding sequence ATGGGCCTCGGTGACACAATAAAGGAAGGAAATAAGGCCTCCGAGCAAGATAAAGCAAAGGCCATGATATTTCTCCGCCATCATCTTGATGAAGGATTGAAAACAGAATATTTGGTTATTAAAGATCCAACAACCCTTTGGAAAAATCTGAAAGAAAGATATGATCACCAGAAAACTATCATACTTCATAAGGCTCGCTATGATTGGCTACACTTGAGGTTGCAAGATTTTAAAAGTGTAAGCGAGTATAACTCTGCAATGTTTAAGATTACTTCTCAGTTGAAATTATGTGGTGAAAATATATCTGATAATGATATGTTGGAAAAGACCTACTCCACTTTCCATGCCAATAATATGCTCCTGCAGCAGCAATATCGTGAACGAGGATTCACAAAATATTCTGAGCTTATATCTGTATTACTTCTTGCTGAGCAAAATAATGAACTTTTGATGAAAAATCATCAAGCTCGTCCAACTGGTTCGACACCATTCCCTGAAGTGAATGTTGTGACTAGTAATGAATTTGGACGAAATAATCAATTTGGGCGTGGACGTGGGCGTGGATATGGTTTTGGACGTGGGTGTGCCCGTGGATGTGGACGTGGTTTTGGACGTTGTCGAGGTCATGATCACCAAATATTCTCAAATTTTAAGAAAACTCACCACCAGAAGTGGTCAAAAAATGAGGAAAAGTCCAAAAGAAGTACAATGGATAAAAAAAGGTTGAAAGCACTTGTCATCGTTGTGGGATGA